The nucleotide window CTTCGGGAACTTGCCCGGAAACGAGTACCAAAATTTGCCTTCGAATATTTGGACGGCGGATGTAATGAAGACGTAAGCATTTATAGAAATACTGCGGATATTAGAGAAGTAAAGCTCGAACCTAGATATCTCAGGAATTTTGGATCTAGCGATACTTCCACAGAAATTTTTGGTATTAAATATGATGCTCCTTTTGGCATTGCACCAGTTGGGCTTCAAGGTTTAATGTGGCCAAATTCACCAGAAATACTTGCGAAATCCGCGTTTGAGCATAATATCCCTTTTATTTTAAGTACGGTTACAACAATGGACATTGAAAGAGCAAGTGAACTTACTGAGGGAAGGGCTTGGTTTCAACTGTATAACCCGGTTGAAGACCATATAAGAAATAACATCTTGGAAAGGGCTGAAGCTGCTGAATGCCCTGTGTTAGTGCTTCTATGTGATGTTCCAACCTTTGGTTATCGTCCAAGGGATATAAGAAACGGTTTGGCATTACCTCCAAAAATGTCACTTAAGAACATCATCCAAATTTTAGGTAAACCTCGATGGGCATTAAATACCCTGAAATATGGCCAACCAACCTTTGAAACCCTCAAACCATATACGCCTAAAGGTCTTAACTTAAAACAATTAGGAAAATTTATGGACCAGACGTTTTCAGGAAAACTCAACGCTGAGCGAATTAAACCAATTCGAGACAAATGGAAAGGTAAACTGGTATTAAAAGGTGTGGCTTCTGAACAAGATGCCTTGGATGCCATTGAAATGGGTTTTGACGGCATTATTATTTCTAACCATGGAGGCAGGCAATTAGATGCCTCCGAATCATCGATAGCGGCATTACAGAAAATCTCCGGAACATTGGGGGACAAAATAGAAATAATGATGGATAGCGGACTACGTTCTGGACCAGATATCGCCCGCACCATTGCAACAGGAGCAAAGTTTACTTTTATGGGCAGATCCTTTATGTATGGCGCCGCTGCCTTAGGAGATCAAGGCGGTGATCATACTATAAGTATGCTTAAAACACAATTTAAACAGGTAATGGATCAGTTGTGCTGTGAAAAAGTTTCAGACCTGCCTAATCATCTAATACACTAACTAAATACAATGAGTCAATACAATATCGAAGAAGAAATCGAGGAAATTGCTGGCGGGGAATTTGAAAGAACCCCGGTACCTCAGTCCAAACTAAAAGGTTGGAAAAGTTTTTTAGGAATGTATGCGGGGGAACATGCTGCCGGAACTGAGTTCGTTATTGGGCCTCTTTTTCTAACCACAGGTGTTAGTGCCTTCGATTTAATAGTAGGTCTATTTATAGGAAACCTTTTAGCCGTGCTAAGTTGGAGATTTCTTACTGCAGAAATTGCGGTTAAGTATCGATTAACTTTGTATTATCAATTAGAAAAAATCTGTGGAAAAAAACTAGTTATTATCTACAATCTAGCCAATGGTATTCTATTCTGCTTTTTAGCTGGGGCAATGATTACCGTTTCGGCAACTGCAGTGGGTATTCCATTCGATATGGAAATGCCTAAACTTACAGATACAACTCCAAACGGCCTCAC belongs to Aegicerativicinus sediminis and includes:
- a CDS encoding alpha-hydroxy acid oxidase gives rise to the protein MASTFNTQYPSVDDLRELARKRVPKFAFEYLDGGCNEDVSIYRNTADIREVKLEPRYLRNFGSSDTSTEIFGIKYDAPFGIAPVGLQGLMWPNSPEILAKSAFEHNIPFILSTVTTMDIERASELTEGRAWFQLYNPVEDHIRNNILERAEAAECPVLVLLCDVPTFGYRPRDIRNGLALPPKMSLKNIIQILGKPRWALNTLKYGQPTFETLKPYTPKGLNLKQLGKFMDQTFSGKLNAERIKPIRDKWKGKLVLKGVASEQDALDAIEMGFDGIIISNHGGRQLDASESSIAALQKISGTLGDKIEIMMDSGLRSGPDIARTIATGAKFTFMGRSFMYGAAALGDQGGDHTISMLKTQFKQVMDQLCCEKVSDLPNHLIH